A single Candidatus Pacearchaeota archaeon DNA region contains:
- a CDS encoding SipW-dependent-type signal peptide-containing protein, producing the protein MNKILVSLCTIAVVAAIGIGATTAYFTSTQASIGNTITAGNLSLQVDSTCHYNGMICNNGFWEEDNDDSTTVAEPSMLQTACSCTWLARSLTPNDLFFNYNDVKPGDVGENTVSLHIDNNPAWVCASISNLVAKENGCANNAELRDDSDCATETTGELKNNLLFTVWRDFDCNNILDGNETAIVTDQSASELNWAIADSQNGGQPIPGSSDPSVKTCIGVKWTVPASVNNVIQGDSIQGDITFTAVQSRNNANYTCGQPNTPVAVDGVCGTANKAYASSDESYGADTFCAVGASDPESPAFPAQGGSTSWVCKGTNGGVDAQCSASRGAAPVAGSCGTAATSYAYDATEFSGTMCSTGSGITDPVSPVFPAQGGSTTWTCGGANGGNSSETCTATRALAPVNGVCGSSNQANFYNKPTTNLCSVGVASTVAGSGPWTWTCAGSNDGTTASCSANKSVNGTCGTAATSYAYGATVFSGTMCSAGSGTTNPVSPAFPAQGGTTTWTCGGANGGNSSGTCTATRASAPINAQCGSANNDHFNNQPNNHLCSPIAATASSLIYNNTNVYYGGHWYDGSWTWTCDGVGYIPSGTCTAYHNF; encoded by the coding sequence ATGAATAAAATATTAGTTAGTTTATGTACTATTGCAGTTGTTGCTGCTATTGGTATTGGTGCAACAACAGCTTATTTTACTAGTACACAAGCTAGTATCGGTAATACAATTACAGCAGGCAATTTATCTTTGCAGGTTGATAGTACTTGCCATTACAATGGCATGATTTGTAATAATGGTTTTTGGGAAGAGGATAATGATGATTCAACTACAGTTGCTGAACCGAGCATGCTTCAAACAGCTTGTTCTTGTACTTGGTTAGCAAGATCACTTACTCCAAATGATTTATTCTTTAATTATAATGATGTCAAACCAGGCGATGTAGGAGAAAACACTGTTAGTCTACATATTGATAATAACCCAGCTTGGGTTTGTGCTTCTATTTCTAATTTAGTAGCTAAAGAAAATGGTTGTGCTAATAACGCGGAATTGAGAGATGATTCTGATTGCGCGACTGAGACAACAGGTGAATTAAAAAACAATTTACTTTTCACGGTTTGGCGAGATTTTGATTGTAACAATATTTTAGACGGTAACGAAACTGCTATTGTTACTGATCAATCGGCTAGTGAATTAAACTGGGCGATTGCTGACAGTCAAAATGGCGGACAGCCGATTCCTGGAAGTAGCGATCCTTCAGTTAAAACTTGTATTGGAGTAAAGTGGACAGTTCCTGCATCAGTAAATAATGTAATTCAAGGAGATAGTATTCAGGGAGACATTACTTTTACCGCAGTTCAATCAAGAAATAATGCAAATTATACCTGTGGACAACCCAACACTCCAGTTGCTGTTGATGGTGTCTGTGGCACGGCTAATAAAGCCTATGCTAGCAGCGACGAAAGTTATGGTGCCGACACATTTTGTGCTGTAGGTGCATCTGATCCAGAGTCTCCAGCTTTCCCAGCTCAAGGTGGTTCAACTTCTTGGGTTTGTAAGGGTACCAATGGTGGCGTTGATGCACAGTGTTCTGCTTCTAGAGGAGCAGCTCCTGTAGCTGGCTCTTGTGGTACTGCTGCAACATCCTATGCTTATGATGCTACCGAATTTAGTGGAACAATGTGTTCTACTGGTAGCGGTATAACCGACCCTGTTTCTCCAGTATTCCCAGCTCAAGGTGGTTCAACTACTTGGACTTGTGGCGGAGCAAACGGTGGTAATTCTAGTGAAACCTGTACTGCAACTAGAGCACTAGCTCCAGTTAATGGTGTTTGTGGTTCTAGCAATCAAGCTAATTTTTACAACAAACCAACAACTAATTTATGTAGTGTTGGTGTAGCTTCTACTGTAGCTGGTTCTGGTCCTTGGACTTGGACTTGCGCTGGTAGCAATGACGGTACAACAGCAAGCTGTTCAGCTAATAAATCTGTAAATGGTACTTGTGGTACTGCTGCAACATCCTATGCTTATGGTGCTACCGTTTTTAGTGGAACAATGTGTTCTGCTGGTAGTGGTACAACCAATCCTGTTTCTCCAGCATTCCCAGCTCAAGGAGGTACAACCACTTGGACTTGTGGCGGTGCGAATGGTGGCAATTCTAGCGGAACCTGTACTGCAACTAGAGCATCTGCTCCAATAAATGCTCAATGTGGTTCAGCAAATAATGACCATTTTAATAATCAGCCGAACAACCATTTATGTTCTCCTATTGCTGCTACTGCCTCATCCCTTATTTACAACAACACAAATGTTTACTATGGTGGTCATTGGTATGATGGGTCATGGACTTGGACATGTGATGGTGTAGGATATATTCCCAGTGGAACTTGTACCGCTTATCATAATTTTTAG
- a CDS encoding SipW-dependent-type signal peptide-containing protein produces MNKKILTSVSLIALVALIAIGGTIAYFNDTQTSAGNIIVAGTMNLKVDHLKQTYDGMDCKTCSVEVYSLNGNDMVVEKNGVPVTSYPAVHAWVHPVWLTEAAFDSTGEAKWIWESNPTQQADTQVDTSYSFQNTFEWMGEVSGATLNLALASDNGYQVYLNGNSLGQDPGEFNYSSADSITVNPSYFVQGTNILKFVVTNKGVAGSNPETNPAGLIYKFTINGNCGDDYFKTHCKLWQAKDLATGDTFFDFDDVKPGDYGTNLISLHVNGNDAWSCFYAKKSGDNIEYISRDLNVFIWDDADQDGIYQAGETILHNGKLVNTSIALAQAPGTPITGGTTKYIGLAWCFGTQTVNDSTISCDGSTVNNDAQGNTLNATLTAYAEQWRNNPSFTCSNTPVAPQ; encoded by the coding sequence ATGAATAAAAAAATTTTAACTAGCGTTTCTTTGATTGCTCTTGTTGCGCTAATTGCTATTGGCGGTACAATTGCTTATTTCAATGATACACAAACTTCTGCTGGTAATATAATTGTGGCCGGAACAATGAATTTAAAAGTTGACCACTTAAAACAGACCTACGATGGTATGGATTGTAAAACCTGTAGTGTTGAAGTTTATAGTTTGAATGGTAATGACATGGTAGTGGAAAAAAATGGCGTGCCAGTAACTTCGTATCCAGCGGTTCACGCTTGGGTGCACCCTGTTTGGTTAACCGAAGCGGCATTTGATTCTACTGGCGAAGCTAAATGGATTTGGGAAAGCAATCCAACTCAACAAGCGGATACTCAAGTTGACACTAGCTACAGCTTCCAGAACACCTTTGAGTGGATGGGAGAAGTTAGTGGGGCTACTCTTAATTTAGCTTTGGCTAGTGATAACGGTTATCAAGTTTATTTAAACGGAAATTCACTTGGTCAGGATCCAGGAGAATTTAATTATTCTTCTGCTGATTCTATTACCGTTAATCCATCTTATTTTGTTCAAGGAACTAATATTTTGAAATTTGTAGTTACAAATAAGGGTGTAGCAGGTAGTAACCCTGAAACAAATCCTGCTGGACTAATCTACAAATTTACAATTAATGGTAATTGTGGTGATGATTATTTTAAAACTCACTGCAAACTTTGGCAAGCTAAAGATTTAGCAACAGGCGATACTTTCTTTGATTTTGACGATGTTAAGCCGGGTGATTACGGAACTAATTTGATCAGCCTACACGTTAATGGCAATGATGCTTGGTCTTGTTTCTATGCTAAAAAGTCAGGCGATAATATAGAATATATTTCCAGAGATTTGAACGTATTTATTTGGGACGATGCTGATCAGGACGGAATTTATCAAGCTGGTGAAACAATTTTGCATAATGGAAAATTGGTTAATACCAGTATTGCATTAGCTCAGGCACCAGGAACACCAATTACAGGTGGAACTACAAAATATATCGGTTTAGCATGGTGTTTTGGCACACAGACGGTAAATGATAGTACTATTAGTTGTGACGGTTCAACTGTTAATAATGATGCACAAGGTAATACTTTGAATGCAACTTTGACAGCCTATGCAGAACAATGGAGAAATAATCCAAGCTTCACTTGTTCTAATACTCCTGTTGCACCTCAATAG
- a CDS encoding Bro-N domain-containing protein, with protein sequence MKKNKIAIFEGSKIRREWDDKKEKWYFSVVDIISVLTKTDRPRKYWADLKRKLKSEGSEVSEKIGQLKMIAEDGKLRETDIADTETTFRIIQSIPSPNAEPFKLWLARVGYERIEEAEDPEKAIQRALRTYLKKGYSKEWVDLRLKSIEIRKDLTNEWEERGVKKSDEFAILTDDITFAWAGLITKDYKKHKDLKKENLRDNMTNLELVLNMLAEASTAEISKKDKPETFVQNRVVARKGGGVAGTARKQLEKKLGRSIISRENHIKRLQNGKY encoded by the coding sequence ATGAAAAAGAATAAAATAGCTATTTTTGAAGGAAGTAAAATTAGAAGGGAGTGGGATGATAAAAAAGAAAAATGGTATTTCTCGGTTGTTGATATAATTTCTGTTTTGACTAAAACAGATAGACCAAGAAAATATTGGGCTGATTTGAAAAGAAAACTTAAAAGTGAAGGAAGTGAAGTGTCCGAAAAAATCGGACAGTTGAAAATGATAGCAGAAGACGGCAAATTAAGAGAAACAGATATAGCTGATACCGAAACAACGTTTAGAATAATCCAATCAATTCCTTCTCCCAATGCTGAGCCTTTCAAGCTTTGGTTAGCACGTGTTGGCTATGAAAGAATTGAAGAGGCTGAAGATCCGGAAAAGGCAATTCAAAGAGCTTTGAGGACTTACTTAAAGAAAGGATATTCCAAAGAGTGGGTTGATTTAAGATTAAAGAGTATTGAAATTAGAAAAGATTTAACTAATGAATGGGAGGAGAGAGGAGTTAAGAAATCAGATGAATTTGCTATTTTAACCGATGATATTACATTTGCTTGGGCGGGATTGATTACTAAAGATTACAAGAAACACAAAGATTTGAAGAAAGAAAATCTTCGAGATAATATGACCAATTTAGAATTGGTTTTAAATATGCTTGCTGAAGCTTCAACAGCTGAAATATCTAAAAAAGACAAGCCAGAAACTTTTGTTCAGAATAGAGTTGTTGCTAGAAAAGGAGGAGGCGTTGCTGGTACGGCCCGAAAGCAATTAGAAAAGAAATTAGGCAGATCTATTATTTCCAGAGAAAACCATATTAAAAGATTGCAAAATGGTAAGTATTAA
- a CDS encoding valine--tRNA ligase: MENIDEIFPKNYDFKTIEDKWRKTWDKKELFKFSYNQGDKLFTVDTPPPYVSADHLHAGHIMSYTQAEFIVRYKRMQGYKVFYPMGFDDNGLPTERFVEKKYKIDKSKTTKKEFIDLCLKETEKGIETYKNLWNMLGISVDWSKTYSTIAPLPTKVSQWSLIDLYKKGLLYRQELPILWCPTCQTAISQSDLEDKEKDSKMNYLSFPIKDGEDVVIATTRPELLPACVALYFNPTDERYKELIGKKATVPLFNQEVLFKTSEAVDKEKGTGLMMVCTWGDQEDLEKWRLDNLETKSLLTPDGRLNELGQKYQGMKIEKAREEIINDLKEQGFLIRQEDITHSVNVHERCDTPVELILSKQWFIKIADQKEKWLEMGEKIDWHPKEMFDNYKLWVNSLKWDWCVSRQRYYGVPFPFWYCKDCGEVILPNEKDLPVSPSEQKPPINECPKCGSKEIIPETDVMDTWATSSCTPFLLRELANNKELFPVDLRPNAHEIIRTWDFYSIVKSFYHFNDIPFKNIMVSGHGLDEHGKKISKRLGNYIPSDQLVEEFGADAIRYWATGAGLGQNLRFNPKEIKKGKQITTKLWNVARFIIMNLDNYEEKDINLEYPDLWILKEMNETIKKVTEYFELYQYAKAKSEIEEFFMSKFCDYYVEFIKYRLYGEEEISKKSAQYTLKTVFVAILKMFAPILPFITDELYAHFSEEESIHTSSWPVTQKIKTNLDDTDFNKAISAIDEIRKYKSENQISLGAEIEEYKLQTEVDLDKYGEFIKKAIRVKSLS; encoded by the coding sequence ATGGAAAATATAGACGAAATATTCCCTAAAAACTACGATTTTAAAACAATTGAAGACAAGTGGAGAAAAACTTGGGACAAAAAAGAACTTTTTAAGTTCTCCTACAATCAAGGAGACAAACTTTTTACGGTAGACACCCCTCCTCCCTACGTTTCCGCTGACCATTTGCACGCCGGTCATATCATGTCTTACACCCAAGCTGAATTTATTGTCAGATATAAAAGAATGCAAGGATACAAGGTATTCTATCCCATGGGCTTTGACGACAACGGCTTGCCAACCGAAAGATTCGTAGAAAAAAAATACAAAATAGATAAATCAAAAACAACTAAAAAAGAATTTATTGATCTTTGTTTGAAAGAAACAGAAAAAGGAATTGAAACCTACAAAAATCTTTGGAACATGCTGGGAATTTCGGTTGATTGGTCTAAGACATACAGTACTATTGCTCCTCTACCAACCAAAGTTTCTCAATGGTCTTTAATTGATTTATATAAAAAAGGATTATTATACAGACAAGAACTTCCTATTCTTTGGTGTCCAACCTGCCAAACCGCTATTTCCCAATCAGACTTAGAGGACAAAGAAAAGGATTCTAAAATGAATTATCTAAGTTTCCCTATTAAAGATGGAGAAGATGTTGTTATCGCTACAACCAGGCCAGAACTTTTACCAGCTTGTGTCGCTTTGTATTTCAATCCCACCGATGAGAGATATAAAGAATTAATTGGAAAGAAAGCAACTGTTCCTCTTTTTAACCAAGAAGTATTATTTAAAACTAGTGAAGCCGTAGATAAAGAAAAAGGAACTGGCTTAATGATGGTTTGTACTTGGGGAGACCAAGAAGACCTGGAAAAATGGAGATTAGACAATTTAGAAACAAAAAGTCTTTTAACCCCTGACGGAAGATTAAACGAATTAGGACAAAAATACCAAGGAATGAAAATTGAAAAAGCCCGAGAAGAAATAATCAATGATTTAAAAGAGCAAGGATTTTTAATCAGACAAGAAGATATAACCCATTCAGTCAATGTCCATGAAAGATGCGATACTCCGGTTGAATTAATTTTGAGCAAACAATGGTTTATTAAAATTGCAGACCAAAAAGAAAAATGGCTAGAAATGGGAGAAAAAATAGACTGGCATCCCAAAGAAATGTTTGATAACTATAAACTTTGGGTTAATTCTCTAAAATGGGACTGGTGTGTTTCGAGACAAAGATACTATGGAGTACCATTTCCCTTTTGGTATTGTAAAGATTGCGGAGAAGTAATTCTACCTAATGAAAAAGATTTACCTGTAAGTCCGTCTGAACAAAAACCTCCGATAAATGAATGCCCTAAATGTGGAAGTAAAGAAATTATCCCTGAAACTGATGTAATGGATACTTGGGCCACTTCTTCTTGTACTCCCTTCCTTTTAAGAGAATTGGCTAATAACAAAGAATTGTTTCCAGTTGATTTAAGACCCAACGCTCATGAAATTATTAGAACCTGGGATTTTTATTCCATTGTCAAAAGCTTTTACCATTTCAATGATATTCCTTTTAAAAATATCATGGTTTCTGGTCATGGTTTAGATGAGCACGGAAAGAAAATATCAAAAAGATTAGGTAACTATATTCCTAGCGATCAATTAGTTGAAGAATTTGGAGCTGATGCTATTAGATACTGGGCTACTGGAGCTGGATTGGGACAAAACTTAAGATTCAATCCTAAAGAAATCAAGAAAGGAAAACAAATTACTACTAAACTCTGGAATGTTGCTCGATTTATCATCATGAATCTCGATAACTACGAAGAAAAAGATATTAATCTCGAATATCCTGATCTTTGGATATTAAAAGAAATGAATGAAACGATAAAGAAAGTGACTGAATATTTTGAACTATATCAATATGCTAAGGCCAAGAGTGAAATAGAAGAATTCTTCATGTCTAAATTCTGCGATTACTATGTTGAATTTATTAAATACAGATTATACGGAGAAGAAGAGATATCAAAAAAGTCTGCTCAATATACACTAAAAACAGTTTTCGTTGCTATCTTAAAGATGTTTGCTCCGATTCTTCCTTTCATTACTGATGAACTATATGCTCACTTCAGCGAAGAAGAAAGTATTCACACATCAAGCTGGCCAGTGACTCAAAAAATTAAAACAAACCTAGATGACACTGATTTTAATAAAGCAATCTCTGCTATTGATGAGATAAGAAAATACAAATCAGAGAATCAGATATCTTTAGGAGCTGAAATTGAAGAATACAAACTTCAAACTGAGGTTGACCTAGATAAATATGGAGAATTTATCAAAAAAGCGATCAGAGTAAAGTCCCTATCATAA
- a CDS encoding signal peptidase I, protein MKIFEYLYNTILGIIIIVAILLILSTFSLVGDFKVLSVLSGSMEPAIHTGSIVVIKPFSDYKIGDIITFGKTGKNQIPTTHRIKEMQVNSGVPYYITKGDANDSADQALVSKSTVEGKVLFSVPFLGYVVDFIKKPIGFILIIIVPVFLIIGDQLMQIRKEIKKKKQEITL, encoded by the coding sequence ATGAAAATTTTTGAATATCTATATAATACTATTTTAGGAATTATTATTATCGTAGCGATATTATTAATTCTTTCCACATTTTCTTTGGTTGGTGATTTCAAAGTTTTGTCTGTATTATCCGGTTCTATGGAGCCAGCCATTCATACCGGTAGTATAGTAGTTATCAAACCTTTTAGTGATTATAAGATTGGTGATATTATCACTTTTGGGAAAACTGGCAAAAATCAAATACCGACTACGCATAGGATTAAAGAGATGCAAGTCAATTCAGGAGTTCCTTACTATATCACCAAAGGAGACGCTAATGATTCTGCTGATCAAGCATTAGTTTCCAAGAGTACAGTTGAAGGCAAGGTTTTATTTTCCGTTCCGTTTCTTGGTTACGTAGTAGATTTTATTAAAAAACCCATTGGATTTATTTTGATTATCATCGTTCCAGTGTTCCTAATTATTGGAGATCAATTAATGCAAATTAGAAAAGAAATTAAAAAGAAAAAACAAGAAATTACATTATGA
- a CDS encoding replication-associated recombination protein A translates to MVSINFKNPLADRMRPETLEEFLGQDEIVGEKKLLREAIKTDKIPSMIFWGPPGTGKTTLAFIIAKQTKSEFVRVSAVSSGLKDLREIIERAKVDQRLGKRTILFIDEIHRWNKTQQDGLLPHIESGLITLIGATTENPSFEVRGALLSRSRVFVFKQLSKESIALIIKRAIKDKKRGLGELKIKIDKKAIDLLSLVSNGDARIALNILEYSASVSSKINVELIKEATQKAALLYDKDGEEHYNIISALHKSMRGSDANAALYWLSRMIESGEDPLFIARRLVRFASEDIGLANSRALEQAVAVYQACHFIGYPECNVILAQAVVYMSKCKKSNELYMAYGKVSEDVKKYGNLPVPLHLRNAVSKLMDEVGYGKGYKYSPKYGYKEEQEYMPEKLKGKKYLKE, encoded by the coding sequence ATGGTAAGTATTAATTTTAAAAATCCTTTAGCTGATCGAATGCGTCCGGAAACACTGGAGGAGTTTTTAGGTCAGGATGAGATTGTGGGAGAAAAGAAATTATTAAGGGAAGCAATTAAAACAGACAAAATTCCTTCAATGATTTTTTGGGGTCCTCCTGGTACCGGTAAGACAACCTTAGCTTTCATCATTGCTAAACAAACTAAATCAGAGTTTGTTCGTGTTAGTGCGGTTTCTAGTGGATTAAAGGATTTGCGAGAAATAATCGAAAGAGCAAAGGTTGATCAAAGATTAGGGAAAAGAACCATTCTTTTTATCGATGAAATACACAGATGGAATAAAACACAGCAAGATGGATTATTGCCCCATATTGAAAGTGGATTAATTACTTTAATTGGCGCAACAACAGAAAATCCAAGCTTTGAAGTTCGTGGAGCGTTGTTATCTCGGTCTCGAGTTTTTGTTTTTAAACAATTAAGCAAAGAAAGCATTGCTTTAATTATTAAGAGAGCGATTAAGGACAAGAAGAGGGGACTGGGGGAATTAAAAATTAAAATTGATAAAAAAGCGATTGATTTATTATCTTTAGTTAGCAATGGCGATGCGCGTATTGCTTTAAATATTTTAGAATATTCAGCTTCAGTTTCCAGTAAAATAAATGTTGAATTGATAAAAGAAGCAACACAAAAGGCGGCTTTATTATACGACAAAGATGGGGAAGAGCACTATAATATTATTTCTGCTTTGCACAAATCAATGAGAGGTTCTGATGCTAATGCAGCCTTGTATTGGTTAAGTCGTATGATTGAATCAGGAGAAGATCCTTTGTTTATTGCCCGTCGTTTAGTTCGTTTTGCCTCTGAAGATATTGGATTAGCTAATTCTAGAGCCTTAGAACAGGCCGTAGCAGTTTACCAAGCTTGTCATTTTATCGGTTATCCCGAATGCAATGTAATTTTAGCTCAAGCAGTTGTCTACATGTCTAAATGTAAAAAGTCAAATGAATTATATATGGCTTACGGAAAAGTTTCTGAAGATGTTAAAAAATATGGCAATCTTCCTGTTCCTTTACATTTAAGAAATGCTGTTTCTAAATTAATGGATGAAGTTGGATATGGAAAAGGGTATAAGTATAGTCCTAAGTATGGATATAAAGAAGAGCAAGAATACATGCCGGAAAAATTAAAGGGAAAAAAATATTTGAAGGAATAA